In Brettanomyces bruxellensis chromosome 7, complete sequence, the sequence TAATCCAGCTAGTACAGTTTATATGAGtgcagaaacagaattttCTGAGGCCAAGTCAAGACTACCTTTAGCAGATAGAGCTGAGACTGatcaaaatgataaagaggTCCCTGATGAATTAATGCAAATAGCATATATTGATAAGCTGTCTGCCTCCTTTTCTGGACTTCAGGATATTAGGAATTTGAACATTAGCGTTGGATCTATACGTCTTGCGACATCACCCCTTCCCAATGTAATCAATTCATTACTTGCAGCATTAATTCCTACTAAAGATATTATTAAGATCAATCGAAATGAAAAGAACTCTGGAAATGAGGAACGGCGGTTTGCCAATATTATTCAATCTATTAAAATCCTCGAGCTTGAAGTTGCTTTAAGATCTACGTTGAAAGGCAATGGCAATTTCAGCAGTTTAGATGGTCCGATTATGagatttgaagaatttcaattggaaaagaagagtgaaaattattattttggtCACATAAAGAGTGTGGGGATAACCAGAAATACAGAAGAAACATCAATTTTACACTTTTTGAAGACCAAAGATGAACAACATGAAGTCGAAATGGAGATTGAAATATCTGATGAGTTTCAAATGGCGTTCACATTACCGTATCAGGGATATGTTAAACTGAAAGAAGAGGATTTGTTGTCGCTCATATCTTATTATTACAAATGTGAACTTTTTATAAATAGGTTGAGGAACTTATCATTAAAAAAGAGCTCTTCCAAATCGCCGTCTGAGATAACAGTGAGGACCTCCAGAATATCATTGGAGTATGTCATGTCTCTGGATACATATTTGAACCTTGATCTTTCGCcaataaaatatgattcAAAAACGGGGCTTGCGATTAAACAGGCAAAATTCACATTTCAAGCACATGCAAAAGAATTGCCAGGCTATTTGGTTTTCAATGAAGTCAATTATAATTTACtagaaaagacaaaaagAGTTAAAGGATATGGAGCAAATGGTAACAAGATCACCACCTTTGATACAAATAGTGAATTACATGTTAGGAGCATTAAATCGAATATCTTTATGGAGGATATACCTTTATTGGTTGAGcattttgatgaaattaGATATCGGATGGAATCTTTACGTACAATGTCAACCAATCCTAGTGCAGGTCAACGTTCTGTGCATCGCAATAGGTCAGTTCGAATTGCCAATAGCTTGTTTCTTGACAGAAAATTATGTGCAGAGACATATTATAAAGTTGAAACCGTTGAGTTATTAATCAGACACGTAAATGATGAATTCGGTGATCTGCATTTTTCTGGGACAAATTTTTGTGCTGCATCCTTTAAGGGTAGAAACTCCGAACTTTACTTTGAGAATATATGCattaaaagagaaaagcaGGAACTTGTACAACAATTTGTTTCGGCATCGGCAATTAGTCACACAGATAAAAAGCCATTATTATTTGCAAGTATTGGATCGAGCATTACTGTCTATATAAGGTCATGCCGTTTAGATTATTACGGAATTTGGTTAACAATACTTGAAAATGCTGGTGGTGGAGAGGTCGTTGAAGAGCAAGCTGCGAGGGCTTTGATCGGAGAAACAAagcagcaaaaagaagttcaaaaaagagcattgaaaattgaaataataCTTACCAATACTTTGATTGGCTTGACACCAATTCACATGCCATCTCATAGTattctcttcatcaaaaaaagtaacGCCAGTATTCACATTAACAACAATGGGATGATTTATGGGCAAATGTCTATGAATACAACatcaattttcttgataGATGATAAAGATTGTGTGATGAAAAAGCCAGGTCAGGTTTCGGATTGGACTGCCACTTCATACCTTAGGAAGTTAGGATATGTTTATATTGGTGCTTgcaattctctttttttgcactTAAAAATTGGATCCGTCAAATCAATTCTTTCACTTACTTATAAGTCTGCTGATCTCAAGAGGTATCATTCCTTGGTTGATGTCAAATTGGATATGGACCTACTTCACCTATATGCATGTGCTGACTCGTTTTCCTGTTTTATACAGCTTTGCAATGATCTTAAAGAGCCACTGTTCTTTACTTTTGATGAGAAATACAAAACAACACAATCGGAAGAGATTGACACATATTCCGATGTTGAtaataatttcttttcgtacaaggaaaagcaaagcttAAAGAATAGGGAGTCAAACGGAGATAATGATTCGGGGCTACCCTCAGAATCTCAACCTCAACAAACGGACAAAGAAAGTTCCAATTCCGAACCATTAAGCATTATCGAGGACTTTTATAAAGGTGAATACGGATCAAAAAGTTTAATTGATTCTGAAAATTCTCAGCGGGAGTCACTGAAGAGCTCAAAAGATGTGGCAAGCGAACTGTCAGTTCAAAGTGATCATTTTGGAAGGATAGATGCTAAGGCAGGAAAGCCTAAAATTATTCCAATGTCTATCACTTTGGGCTTAAGGAAAATAGAGTTGTTCATGTACGATGGTTATGAGTGGAAAGAAACCAGAAATCAGATAGCAGAGGCTATACGAAGAGTACAGAAGACTGCCGATATTGCGAAGAAGATACataatgagaaaaaaaaagccggAAAGTCGAAAGTTTTAGAAAGTGATATGATTTCAGATTCGCCTAAGCTGAATAATCCGGAATCCGGTATTCCTAGTAAAATTGTCGAGGAAACACTTTTCCAATCTATCCATTTGGGAGTTCATCCGGGAGAATCCTTAGGTTCAGCTTATGATCGGGTTAATGAATCGATTAATCCGCAAGGATGGACTGATGATAGTTTATTGAATACATCCTCGAATGCATCAAAAAAGCCGACTATTGACATCAATGTGGAAAAGTCCTCGAAAAGTTACAAGGACCTTCAATTAAAGAGATCGAGGACATTTAAGGCGAAGATTGTCATCGATGATGTTGATTTGCTGTTTTTGCTGGTCAGCGACAATGAGCCACGTCCTAAATCCAAGCCATCGATATTTTGCAATGATAATGTTTCAAGTGAGGAGGATACTCATATTTGTGTATCAGAACTTGTTGGACGGCTTCAGATTTGTATTGGAGACATGAAGATTTTGGATAATGTACCATCTTCTAGTTGGAATATGTTCCTAGGATACATGCGTGAAGCAGGAAAGCGTGAGTTGGGTTCCACTATCATAAAGCTTGACATGGACATTGTGAGGCCGATTCCCGAGCTAGCTGCCTCGGAGTTGAGAATGTCAGTATCAGTTCTACCTTTACGAATGTATGTTGATCAAGATACGTTGGAATTTCTTGTCCGCTTTACCGAATTCCATGACAGTAGATTTTCGTGGCTTGCTAAGGATAACGATGAACTGTTCTTGGAAAGTGTCAGAATTAATCCGATAAAATTGAAGTTGAACTACAAACCGAAGAAAGTGGATTTTGCGGGCTTGAGATCCGGACATACTGACGAATTTATGAACTTCTTTATGCTTGAAGACTCAAATATGGTTCTCAGACAGCTGAATGTGCATGGCGTGTCGGGATTTGGACGTCTACAGCAATTACTTCGTAGTTATTGGATGCCTGACATCAAGAAGAACCAGCTCGGGGGTGTTCTGGCCGGAGTAACGCCAATCAAATCTTTGGTGAAGATAGGAAGCGGGTTTAGAAACTTAGCTGTTGTTCCAGTAAAGGAGTATCGCAAAGACGGACGGGTTTTAAGAAGTTTGGAGAAAGGTGCGGCATCCTTTGGTAGAACGGCGGGTGGAGAGCTGCTTCGACTAGGGGTAAAACTCGCAAACGGAACACAGACAATTTTAGAAAATGTGGAATTGATGTTGGGTGGTGAAGGATCGGCAGGAAGAATTTCAAGCAACACTGAAAGTGTTATGGGTAaggggaaagaaaaatcatATACTGCTTtgagtgatgatgatgatttggaTCATTACGAGCAATACTTTATTCACCCTAAAGCACAGGAAAGAGCAAGGAACGCTGATGGATTAGATTCTACTATTGGTGAAGATGAGTTATTTGGTGAGAAGGGGCATGATGATCACGATGGAGAAATTGAAACCATTGACTCTAAAACAGATTCCGAGGATGATGACAGAGGTGTTGATAGTCAaagaaaggagaagcaTGGGAAGACTGTAAGTCTTTATGCAAATCCGCCACAGGATTTACATGCAGGTATGAAAAAGGCATACACGTCATTTGGTCGTAACATAACTGTGGCGCAGCGTGCATTTACTGGCGCATCCAGCAGAGCCTCCGAAAGTACAAGTGCTGGAGAAGCAGCATTGGAATATGCTAAAGCAACACCCGTTATGTTAATAAGGCCTCTTATCGGGACTACTGAGGCAATATCAAAAACGTTGTTGGGAGGTTTGAGCGAACTGGATCCAGATGAAAGAAAACGGtcagttgaaaaatataaacaGAACTGACTGGAATATAAACCAGAGGACGAATAATTTACAACACAAAACCACCGCACGACAATTTCatgaatataatataattgatATATAAAGAAACATAAAAACTATAATAATATCGCTAGGTAcataaacaaaaataaaagcataaaaTATCGTAAAAGAGCTCAAGCTTCATCGTTATTAAGAACAATTTTTATAGCGTTGTTCTTGGCTGCATTCTTGAAAACATCATAGGCCTTCTCGAACTCGCTCATCTTGAAGTGGTGAGTAACCAAAGATGAAGGATCTAAATCACCCTTGATCACCTTATGGAGCAACTCTTCAGTTGAGTAAGCAGAAACCAATCCGGTGGTAATTCTCACATTCTTGATCCATAAGTCCTGCAATTTCAAAGAGACTGGCTTTCCATGAACACCGACGTTAGCGACTGCACCACCTGGGCCAATCAAATCCTCGCACATCTCAAAAGTAGCTGGCACACCGACACACTCAATTGCAACATCAACACCAGGCTCTCTGTCTGAAGTAGTTGTGAGCTGTCTGACAGTCTCGATAGCATTCTGCTTAGAAGGATTGATGGTCTTTGTGGCACCAAGTTTCTTTGCAACCTCCAATCTTGCATCATCCATATCAATTGCAATAATTTCCTTTGGCTTAAGAGCCTTTGCACCCAACAATGCAGATAATCCAACAGGTCCAAGACCAACAACTGCGACGGAATCACCTTCTTTCACCTGTCCATTTAAAACTCCGACCTCATAAGATGTTGGCAAAATATCACTCAACATTAACAACGAGTCGTATGACAGGTTGGCAGGAGCCTTGTATAATGAGTAGTCGGCAAATGGCACTCTCATATATTGAGCTTGAGTTCCGTCAATCTCATGACCGAGAATCCATCCAGAGGTACCCTCTGAGTTTGAGCAGTGTGCCTGAAGGTTGTTCTTGCAGTAATAGCATTTTCCACATGAAGTGATGCAGGAAACAATGCAAACATCACCTGGCTTGAACTTGGTGACATCGGAACCTGTCTGCTCCACCTTGATAATTCCCTCGTGGCCTAAAATAATACCTCTTCCCTTattttcagctttttcGGCAATTTCAGTGGTCTCTGGACAGTCACCCTTGATAATATGAAGATCCGAGCCACAGATAGTTGTAGCAAGCAACTTTCCAACAACATCAGTAGGTTTCAAAAGCTTTGGCTTGGCCACTGATTGCCACTTAATGAGACCAGGCTTGAGGTAAGTAAGAGCtttcatcatttccaacggattttcaagaatatGTATATGCTATGGCTACTGCTATTGCTATTGCTATAGTTCTATGGAGAAAGAGTAAGaagagaggaaaaaaaggattgTTTTACATATCTCGTTCTTAACCCTCAGGAAGCGGAACATCATACAGCTTTTATAGTGCGTaatatttggaaaattCACTGAAGCATATGTGTTCCGTCCTTTCAAATTTCCGAAAACCTGGATCACTGAAATTTAGGCATGTAACGCGGACACCGAGGAAGTAAGCTAAGCTGGCTTTGGCAATAGGAGTAGAAACTCCGAAAATGGAAGTTCTGAAGCTCACGAGATTTtcgcagaaaaaaaaatgcagcacgaaaaaaaaaatgacaaTAGCGGATAGCGGGAACAACGAATGAAGTTGtctgtattttttcccaCACTTCCTGACACAATTACTCCGCACCCTTTCGCCACCCCGTGCTTTAGAAAAGTCACGAACAAGTGCACAGAAAGCGGATGCACAATTATCCCCATTGCATTGTTCGGTTTTACAACAACATAAGATATGCAATTGACCGAATTTCAATTCATAATTGCACCCCTTCATTTGCCAATTTCATACACAGAAGAGGGGTGCACGGACATGTGCATCTCTTAAATTCTCTTGCCGGTATCtatcatcaatatcaatTATTGTCTATGGGTCGAAGTTTTCCGTCCTTTCAGGCACTACCCTAATATGTATGAGGCATGGGCTAGATAGACGTCTCCTTGGAACTCCATTCACTAATCTTAGACATGCTGATCCGAAAGCAACTTCACCGACGTCCGATCACTTTTCCGAATACAATGTATCGTTTACCTTGGTTATCGGCAAATCCCAAATTCCGCTTGTGGGGTTGTGAACATAGTAATCAAGTCCCTCAtgcttcattttctcctccGGACGGTCTTTCCAGGTATGCTtgcgacgcgtcgatcgttCTTCATGCCCAACATTCTCAGCCTCGTCCTCACATTGGACAGATTTAATAGATTCATAACCCCACCAATCACAAGCCGCCCGTTCATCCACCTCGGTAACGACTATTCCTGAAGTGTCCACAATAGTTCTAAGATCATCTAGTGGCATGGTTTTCCGCTCAATGTTGTACAAAGCCAGGGCCACATATGTATAAATCATCAAGATAAGAATCCAGGCAGGTATAGCAAGTGCCCACCACCGCGAaggataataaaaaatgccGATATCATTAAGAATACGATCCGGAAGAAGAGACCAGCTCAACCATATTATAAGGAAAATGCCTGAAATGACGTAAGATGCGAATCCTTTGTATTCTGCCTGCGAAGTGATATTTGTCGACACAGTCACATCCGACTCTCGAGCAAGTTCGTCTGACTCTTTTTCCTCCGGAGATAGTAATGCCCCGGGCTCTGGGGAGCCACCATCTGTGGTTGAATCATCTTGATTGCCTATTCGTAAAGATGGCATAGAATAACTTGATCCTAACGAATAAAGACCAGGAATCAGTGAACTCAATGAACTTGTAGACAGAGAGAGCATTCTATTCCCAAAAATACCTTTTGTTTTAGGCATTGGTGCTGGTATCGCTTGTTGTTCTGCTGATTCCTTGTGTTGGTAGCTCCGCTGCTCTTTTAAAATgccatttttattcaatgtagaatatttttcacttgtATTGTCGCAATTCTCCGGTAACTCTTTTTGTCCCGATTGACGACTCCTTGATTTCATTGTCAAAGTATCTATCCTTACTTTTTGGCCATACGGCTTCCTCTCCTTCGTGGAACTCCCGCTGGTTTCATCGTACTTCATTATTTCGGCTTCGAAAGAGTCATAAATATGACTTCTACTTTCACCCATCTTACAAGGGAAGAGATTTTCGATTTTGGGTTGCGTCAACTGTAGACGAATCTTTAAATATATCagtttttttccttctcttaTCTGAACCGACTGTTTTTTCTAATTTGAAGTCTTTCAAACCGGCATTGTACCgtaatatttcatcatgtggcatcttttttttttttttttcacccccGTTTTCCCCATCGGCTTTACTCAGAAGCCATAAAAGCATAAATAGAATTACATATAAGCACtccaaagaagatgatattaTATCATCAAGTGTATGTAATTTATATTAGTACATTATATTTCTAATGCTTATAAATATATCACCATCGCAAATAGTTGTGCCTTCgttttatttgaaatttaaaatagGCAAAACTTAAATAATGTTTGGCGCAGTCTTGCTAGCTTACATAAATGTATATACAAAAATTATGTAGTGtccaaatttttatttgtggaCCCATAAAATTTCCTTCTCGTATCAATCGCCTTATCTCATTTCAGAGCACGCCAATTTGCACCTTGTCATACTCAAGCACTTCGTAATTGACAAAGCTAATTTACACCAATTTGATAATTGAAAGTGGAGACGTACCATATATTACCATTTGCTTTGAATTGAATATACAAGTCTATTCTTTTCACTTTAGttgattcaaaaaatggGTATGTATCATCaaaaatgctttctttgctgTTGTTCTCCTTTCGGTTCCATGTACATTGTTAATACTCAGAAAATACTAAccaattattttatttttagctaaaccaaagaaaatgagCTTGGGAGAGTTCATGAACGACAAATCGCTGGGTGGTTCATGGgcagatgatgattttgatgttAACTCAATTGAAATTCCTCTTGATGAGCCTCCAAGACGTCAACCATTCAATAGAGGCCCTGGAGGTTTTAACATGGGTCAAAGAGGATCTGGATACAATAATTATGACAACGAGATGTCTGGAGGATCCTCATACGGTCGTGAATTCGGGGCTCGTGATACACATTATGGCAGATTTGACGATCATGACCGTTCATATAACAGAAGGAATTCCGGTCCAAGACTCAGCGATCTACCTTCCATTCCGATTGCCAAGCTTTCAAATCTGCCAGAGGTTTCCACACAGAAATTGGTGACAAATCTTTTTGAGAGTCGGTTcatgaaatttgaaaaggtCAAAGTTCTTGTGGATCCAAATCCCCCACAGCCTCGGTTTTCCAAGTTTCATCACGAAGAggagcaaaagaaaaagtgtGCTTACGTCCAGCTCAATTCCCCACAGGATCTTCTTAAGGTTTTAAAGTGGAccgatatttttttggagaGATTGAGGGTGGAGGTGAGTGTGGcagattttgatgattttcaAGATGTTCAGAAGTACAATAAAGAAATAggatttgatgaaaatgcagaGGAGGAAAGGCTAAACAAAAagttggaagaagaagtcaaGAAGGCAAATAATTGGCGTCAAGAGGTTAAATATGGCAATACTTCAGATAGTCGTGGGGCATTTGGTGGAAAAAGGTACGCAAATGAGAGAAGATTTTCTGGAAACGCAGGAGGTGAAGGAATGGATGCAAGCAAGTGTCCATATCTAGCTGGACGAGGTTTTAAAGGCTCGATAGCAGGAATGAAAGCTCCACATCCATTGCCTGCAACTGGAGATGGATCTGCTGTAAATGCTGAGCAGGTGCGTCATGCGAAAGAACAAGCTtccaaaaatgttgaatCGAAGCCAGAAATTTTGCAGAAAGTTGGCGCTTCAAAGTCGAAatcaaaagcaaagaaagaaaatccGTTTGGAATAGCAAAGCCAGTCGATCCTAAAAAGCAAATCgaaattgagaaaaaaattgaaaagatgaGCATTAACAGCACAACTTTTAGTACAGAAAAGTTAAACAACCATATTAAGCATgccaaaaaagaagatgatggaaaAATGACCCAGAGATCAGGCAAAGCtaaagagataaaaaaaagtgaagctCATGTTGAACAAGGAGAACGTCGAACAAGGAGGGTCAGTATCATCAGGCGTGAGTCTAATGCCAAAGCTGTTCCGGACAGTGCTCCTAAAGTTGTCTCAAGGAAAGTGGCGGTTAATGGAAGTAAATCTGTTCAATTACAGAGGTCCTCCAATGTtgaaagaagcagaaagagTGGTTCTCTTCGAAAGGCCTCGCCTGTGAAGGCAGttcaacaaaaacaaaCTGAGCATCGGAATAAAAACAGTACGGAAAAAGACAATGTTTTGGATGCGTCCTTAAAATCGAGAAAGGGACATTCATCTTACCACAAGGGTTCCAGGTCCAGCGtcaaagataaaaaaatgtcaTCCTCTACAACTACTGGACCTGGTAGGAATGCCAAGACgagaattgaagaa encodes:
- a CDS encoding uncharacterized protein (BUSCO:EOG092602MO); translated protein: MASQWIPQNIQKRLLRYALEQLSLFSEIDLQKLDVSLGTSTNVTLKDVEIDTDKFNLPGVYMRSGRIDKLNMTLAMSDGVNIVCDGIHVSLTPAPSKKHTFKQGEFSLAKSTAELARSAAYEDYVDDDMSDKQFVSTLEASIMKSKALDATDDEYRDYEDEQPPKLSGVMQRAAEYALSKLHIQLKNIVFIILTDSSKIQLSISSIVISSSGDVQNIQIGGVSVNIPSYHPEQTDSCSSTTQNPKSCSNTNETSDSDSDTDEYNDVLMSTSFMSNSKNDIHQSLIQSVLRSHNPASTVYMSAETEFSEAKSRLPLADRAETDQNDKEVPDELMQIAYIDKLSASFSGLQDIRNLNISVGSIRLATSPLPNVINSLLAALIPTKDIIKINRNEKNSGNEERRFANIIQSIKILELEVALRSTLKGNGNFSSLDGPIMRFEEFQLEKKSENYYFGHIKSVGITRNTEETSILHFLKTKDEQHEVEMEIEISDEFQMAFTLPYQGYVKLKEEDLLSLISYYYKCELFINRLRNLSLKKSSSKSPSEITVRTSRISLEYVMSLDTYLNLDLSPIKYDSKTGLAIKQAKFTFQAHAKELPGYLVFNEVNYNLLEKTKRVKGYGANGNKITTFDTNSELHVRSIKSNIFMEDIPLLVEHFDEIRYRMESLRTMSTNPSAGQRSVHRNRSVRIANSLFLDRKLCAETYYKVETVELLIRHVNDEFGDLHFSGTNFCAASFKGRNSELYFENICIKREKQELVQQFVSASAISHTDKKPLLFASIGSSITVYIRSCRLDYYGIWLTILENAGGGEVVEEQAARALIGETKQQKEVQKRALKIEIILTNTLIGLTPIHMPSHSILFIKKSNASIHINNNGMIYGQMSMNTTSIFLIDDKDCVMKKPGQVSDWTATSYLRKLGYVYIGACNSLFLHLKIGSVKSILSLTYKSADLKRYHSLVDVKLDMDLLHLYACADSFSCFIQLCNDLKEPLFFTFDEKYKTTQSEEIDTYSDVDNNFFSYKEKQSLKNRESNGDNDSGLPSESQPQQTDKESSNSEPLSIIEDFYKGEYGSKSLIDSENSQRESLKSSKDVASELSVQSDHFGRIDAKAGKPKIIPMSITLGLRKIELFMYDGYEWKETRNQIAEAIRRVQKTADIAKKIHNEKKKAGKSKVLESDMISDSPKLNNPESGIPSKIVEETLFQSIHLGVHPGESLGSAYDRVNESINPQGWTDDSLLNTSSNASKKPTIDINVEKSSKSYKDLQLKRSRTFKAKIVIDDVDLLFLLVSDNEPRPKSKPSIFCNDNVSSEEDTHICVSELVGRLQICIGDMKILDNVPSSSWNMFLGYMREAGKRELGSTIIKLDMDIVRPIPELAASELRMSVSVLPLRMYVDQDTLEFLVRFTEFHDSRFSWLAKDNDELFLESVRINPIKLKLNYKPKKVDFAGLRSGHTDEFMNFFMLEDSNMVLRQLNVHGVSGFGRLQQLLRSYWMPDIKKNQLGGVLAGVTPIKSLVKIGSGFRNLAVVPVKEYRKDGRVLRSLEKGAASFGRTAGGELLRLGVKLANGTQTILENVELMLGGEGSAGRISSNTESVMGKGKEKSYTALSDDDDLDHYEQYFIHPKAQERARNADGLDSTIGEDELFGEKGHDDHDGEIETIDSKTDSEDDDRGVDSQRKEKHGKTVSLYANPPQDLHAGMKKAYTSFGRNITVAQRAFTGASSRASESTSAGEAALEYAKATPVMLIRPLIGTTEAISKTLLGGLSELDPDERKRSVEKYKQN